Proteins encoded by one window of Porphyrobacter sp. YT40:
- a CDS encoding response regulator — protein MMQNRDCILVVDDSPESLRFLVDTLEAEGMTVLIARSGEATLELLGEVQPDLILMDAVMPGISGIETTRAIKRDPATAHIPVIFITGLGDPDHVVAALGTGGVDYVRKPVVIEELLARIRVHLANARTTYRSRLALGLAGRSLVAIDEDGAPVWCTPQAETLLMRIDPDWTPERAALPDALATAVRQLIADPGQPSAASRVTAGGIEIELALVEGDRPGEVLLRVTELSEDGKIETLQKQGGLTRREAEVLLWVSYGKTNKTISEILGISPRTVNKHLEQVFRKLGVETRAAATAIAVRHMTD, from the coding sequence ATGATGCAGAATAGGGACTGCATCCTCGTCGTCGACGACAGCCCGGAATCGCTCCGCTTTCTCGTCGACACGCTCGAGGCCGAGGGCATGACCGTGCTGATCGCGCGCAGCGGCGAAGCGACGCTGGAGCTGCTCGGCGAAGTGCAGCCCGACCTCATCCTGATGGACGCCGTCATGCCCGGCATCAGCGGGATCGAGACGACCCGGGCGATCAAGCGCGATCCGGCCACCGCGCATATCCCCGTGATCTTCATCACCGGGCTGGGCGATCCCGATCATGTCGTCGCCGCGCTCGGCACCGGGGGCGTGGACTATGTCCGCAAGCCTGTGGTGATCGAGGAGCTGCTGGCGCGGATCCGGGTACATCTCGCCAATGCCCGCACCACCTACCGCTCGCGCCTCGCGCTGGGGTTGGCGGGGCGCAGTCTGGTGGCCATCGACGAGGATGGCGCGCCGGTGTGGTGCACGCCGCAGGCCGAGACTTTGCTGATGCGGATCGACCCGGACTGGACCCCGGAGCGCGCCGCCCTGCCGGACGCGCTGGCCACCGCCGTGCGCCAGCTGATCGCCGATCCGGGTCAGCCATCGGCCGCATCGCGTGTCACCGCAGGCGGGATCGAGATCGAGCTGGCGCTGGTCGAAGGCGACCGCCCGGGCGAGGTGCTGCTGCGCGTGACCGAACTCAGCGAGGACGGCAAGATTGAGACGCTGCAAAAGCAGGGCGGCCTCACCCGACGCGAAGCCGAAGTCCTGCTGTGGGTCAGCTACGGCAAGACCAACAAGACAATCAGCGAAATTTTGGGTATAAGCCCGCGCACGGTCAACAAGCATCTCGAACAGGTGTTTCGCAAACTCGGGGTGGAAACCCGCGCAGCCGCCACGGCAATTGCTGTCAGGCACATGACCGACTGA
- a CDS encoding peroxiredoxin, whose protein sequence is MDNPAATQPPCSGLRIGDIAPDFEARSTIGPVRLSSFRGRWLVLFSHPADFTPVCTTEFVALAREAAAFESRDCALMALSVDSLFSHFAWLRMIRDRFGVEVRFPIVEDPTLVIARGFGMVSAQDSDSAAVRTTFFIDPKGVIRAMTCYPANLGRSIPEMLRILDGLQAIDAQSALAPANWQPGEALLASPSHDLDEVFGADDATSWFLRDTGARD, encoded by the coding sequence ATGGACAACCCCGCCGCCACCCAGCCGCCCTGTTCCGGTCTCCGCATCGGAGACATCGCACCCGATTTCGAGGCGCGCAGCACTATCGGCCCGGTGCGGCTGTCTTCCTTTCGCGGGCGCTGGCTGGTGCTGTTCTCGCACCCGGCGGATTTCACGCCGGTCTGCACCACCGAATTCGTCGCCCTCGCCCGCGAAGCCGCCGCTTTCGAAAGCCGCGATTGCGCGCTGATGGCCCTGTCGGTCGATAGCCTGTTCTCGCACTTCGCGTGGCTGCGCATGATCCGCGACCGCTTTGGCGTGGAGGTGCGCTTCCCGATCGTCGAGGACCCGACGCTGGTGATCGCCCGCGGCTTCGGCATGGTCTCGGCGCAGGACAGCGACAGCGCGGCGGTGCGCACCACCTTCTTCATTGACCCCAAGGGCGTGATCCGGGCGATGACCTGCTATCCCGCCAATCTCGGCCGCTCGATCCCGGAGATGCTGCGCATCCTTGACGGGCTTCAGGCCATCGACGCGCAGAGTGCGCTGGCACCGGCCAACTGGCAACCGGGCGAAGCGCTGCTTGCAAGCCCGAGCCACGATCTCGATGAGGTGTTCGGCGCTGATGATGCCACCAGCTGGTTCCTGCGCGACACCGGAGCGCGCGACTGA
- a CDS encoding metalloregulator ArsR/SmtB family transcription factor produces MSEDDLIEALKALAHPLRWRILTALAEGESNVGEIEQATGIAQPGLSQQLGVLRKAGLVTTRKDAKLVFYSLDRGVLGKVHAATALLAPADAIPPRVAPSVRPSAPGVANFARLS; encoded by the coding sequence ATGAGCGAGGACGATCTGATCGAGGCGCTCAAGGCGCTCGCCCACCCGTTGCGCTGGCGCATCCTCACCGCGCTGGCGGAGGGCGAAAGCAATGTCGGCGAGATCGAGCAGGCGACCGGGATCGCGCAGCCCGGTCTGTCGCAGCAGCTCGGCGTGCTGCGCAAGGCCGGTCTCGTGACGACCCGCAAGGATGCCAAGCTGGTGTTCTATTCGCTGGATCGCGGAGTGCTTGGCAAGGTCCACGCCGCCACGGCGCTGCTCGCTCCCGCCGATGCGATACCGCCGCGTGTGGCACCATCCGTGCGCCCCTCGGCACCCGGCGTCGCCAATTTCGCGCGGCTTTCCTAG
- a CDS encoding sterol desaturase family protein, with protein MAGTQVGKRIIGADAPVIVGWENIGKVEGGPIKQFVFTWFQPAMLIAAILFWYYAPNWLAVASTAIAIRLGWMVLLLALEWVNPRYESWQLTWKEFATDAFYVALGMTFLRMVDAYIGDGAIIAAVQGAFDWSKFSWFTGLPLLVQAILISMIFDFGQYWMHRGMHNWYPLWLVHAPHHYITQLNINKGAVGNPIELFLIGLGIGGLFDFLPRAFLLAGAISMTVAVYQHINVRFNTPRWWRYVFNTVEHHSVHHSQDYEATRSNYSGTWIIWDRMFGTCVDGEAEVLGMEGGRRMHIGETMVFPFREGWRSTKAAWARRMGRRQKIATSQLEPAE; from the coding sequence ATGGCCGGAACTCAGGTAGGCAAGCGGATTATCGGGGCCGACGCGCCCGTGATCGTGGGCTGGGAGAATATCGGCAAGGTCGAAGGCGGGCCGATCAAGCAGTTCGTGTTCACCTGGTTTCAGCCGGCGATGCTGATCGCGGCGATCCTGTTCTGGTATTATGCGCCCAACTGGCTGGCGGTCGCTTCCACCGCCATCGCGATCCGGCTGGGGTGGATGGTGCTGCTGCTGGCGCTCGAATGGGTCAATCCCCGTTACGAAAGCTGGCAGCTGACCTGGAAGGAATTCGCCACCGACGCTTTCTACGTCGCGCTAGGGATGACGTTCCTGCGCATGGTCGATGCCTATATCGGCGACGGTGCGATCATCGCCGCCGTGCAGGGCGCTTTCGACTGGAGCAAGTTCAGCTGGTTCACCGGCCTGCCGCTGCTGGTGCAGGCGATCCTGATCTCGATGATCTTTGACTTCGGTCAGTACTGGATGCACCGCGGAATGCACAACTGGTATCCGCTCTGGCTCGTCCACGCACCGCACCACTACATCACGCAGCTCAACATCAACAAGGGCGCGGTCGGCAATCCGATCGAGCTGTTCCTGATCGGGCTGGGGATCGGCGGGCTGTTCGATTTCCTCCCGCGCGCCTTCCTGCTGGCGGGCGCGATCAGCATGACCGTGGCAGTCTATCAGCATATCAACGTGCGCTTCAACACGCCGCGCTGGTGGCGCTACGTCTTCAACACGGTGGAGCATCACTCGGTCCACCACTCGCAGGATTACGAGGCAACCCGCAGCAATTACTCGGGCACCTGGATCATCTGGGACCGGATGTTCGGCACTTGCGTCGATGGCGAGGCCGAGGTGCTCGGCATGGAGGGCGGTCGCCGAATGCATATCGGCGAGACGATGGTGTTTCCTTTCCGCGAAGGCTGGCGGTCGACCAAGGCAGCCTGGGCGCGGCGGATGGGCAGGCGTCAGAAGATTGCGACGTCGCAACTGGAACCGGCCGAGTGA